The following DNA comes from Solea senegalensis isolate Sse05_10M linkage group LG10, IFAPA_SoseM_1, whole genome shotgun sequence.
TCTCTTTCGTGGAGTCTGTTCCACGGGGATTGGAGATTTGGAGAGATGACAGCCACTCGTGTCAGCTTTTCTGTCAGCTCTCTTTCGTTTCACAAAAAAGTCTGAAGAGGAGATAGATAGAAAAGGGAAAAGGAATTAGAACATGTATATCGTGGATCTACGTGTGCGTAAAATACGCACAAGAACGTCACAGATAATGTGGTCATTTGGACAGCAGAGCGCTGCCAATACACACAAGGGAACCCACAGTGTCACGGCGTGTGAAACAAATGTCACGTATTTACCTGTGATGTGCGTGTTGTTGTCAGCGCTGGGCGTCCTCTTGCGTCGCACACACGGGACGTGTCTGTGATTCGTCTTCCCTGAGTTGAGCTTGTCTGTGCGGTTCTCCTGGTTGACCTTAACCTGGCAGGGAGCGCTGCCGCTGCTGTCGGGCACCACCAGGCGCTCCAGCACATCCATGAGCGGCGTCTCCGGCGCTGGAGCAGGCTCCGAGGAAGGCGCCTGCGTTTTGACGGGCGTCGCGGGGACCCGGCTCCTGTCGTTTTGTACAGAGTCCTGATAAAACTCCGGGGTCTTATCCACGGGCACCTCTTCCCACTCGTAATCCCCGTCCAGCGGGGTGTTGGCCTCGAAATTAAAATTCCACCTCTGCTGGTCGCGCTCGGAAATCTCCAGCATCCTGGCTTTCATGTCCCGGTTCAGCTCGTCGTGATCCACGGGTCCGAAGAGGTTGCGACAGACGCTCGTGCGTCTGTGGAGAGGGAAGGTCCTCCTGGCCACCAGCCTCTCCAGCGCACTGCACGATAACTGGACGTTGGACATctccaaatcttttttttctttttctcccccaaaCAAGCTCCCAAAAAAGCGCAGAGGATACTCGACGCGGGTGTTTATTCCTGGTGTTGTTGTGATAGTGTCTCCTCGCTGTCGCGTCTCTCCTCACCTCACAGATCAGTTTAAATGTACCTTCGTGCCGAGACTTCGAGTATATAACCTCAGTGCGAGTCCTCTGTCACGGCAGCTACCTCGCACAGCTTCCTCATTGGCTGCCTTAAGTCCAACCCCCTCCAGTaacgcacacatacacgcatacacacatacacatcccCCACCCTGATTTCCCgtcgctcctctctctctctgtcgctctctctgcGCTGAACACGGAGCAGAGCgcaggtttgttttgtttctgctgcgATAACCCTGATCACACTTTCCTGATGTCAGCGTGAAATGTGTCGCTGTTACACTTTTTGGCCTCGCCGTGGACACTTGGCACACACCAACCCCTGTATCCATTGTCGGACACGGATATTTGTCCCCCCCCCCTTGCGTCCGATAATGGACCCACGGttgatttatttcactgtgtCGCAAGAGGAGTCTGAATAGTTTTTACAAGCGAGTCAACTCGCTGTTTGTTGTTGATTGTGACGTTAGAATGAAAAGAGCGAGGAAAGCTTTCTCTGAGCCGGTAAATTGCCCGATGTTTGACCCCCTCGAGCTTCACACACGCTCGCCCTCaacagtccaaacacacactccctgcttttcttctctcacaacaataacaataagcTCCTCGGGTCATATAGTATGTGCACCCAGCGGGCTGCGAGGAGGAGAGCTGCTATACGTCATCGACGTGAACACTAACCATACAATAATACATACAAAATAATTCATTGACGTGTATGAAAAGTTGAAGAGTTCTCACACCACATCCTTTTATATTCAAACCCATATTTTTCTCCACTGACCATCAGTTACAAGTTTCCccagtgaattaaaaaaaagcagtgtaAATCATAATAAAACTGGTCAAAAACATTGACTTTCTCTTGGACCAGTGCGTAGTCCTCCTGCATGGCGAGGAGGACTAAGAGACAATgagacctggtcctaatgatgcaGAACCTAATTACCGAGACTCTGGTTTAAGTCAGGATCGGGATGTGAATTGTGGTCACGACAAGACTGGGTTTAGATATTAACtggtcagtgactgtgtccTGACCAGAGGAGCTGCGCacaatctctccctctcccactcccactcccactctctctgtctgtgtgtgtgtgtgttcttgtatgtgtgtctttgtgaggaccaaaatcGTAAAAACCATAGAGTGGGGAAAGTAAGGACatttaggtcctcacaacattAAAGTGCTTTTTCGGGGTTAAGACCTGTTTTTATGGCGTAGGTTTGGGTTAGGGTAAAGGTAAGGGTTAGACACTTAGTTAAGGTTAAgataaggggttagggaatgcattatctCCATGAGGGTGCGCTCTTCGAATGCTGcgcaaatctgtgtgtgtgtgtgtgtgtgtgttacttgcGGAGTCGCCAGTCGGCTGCCAGGGAGGACAGACAACGCCTTGGATTGGATTGATAAGTGTACAGTGCCCCCGTGTGGCTGAGAGCTGCCACTGCAGTAAGAGCTCATAAAATGTGCTTTGTCATTTCATCAACACAGTCAGATAAATATTTGTTATCTCAGTTATCACAGCAAACGCTGTCACGTTGGTTGGCACGTGATGCTGATCGACTACAGGAAactgcacatacacaaatatatgaGTGACACATGAAAATCTAACTttgattgttattttgtttcgtgtatttgtttgttttttggcctgtgtcagcagggattgggtTAGTTACTCCCatgaccctcacgtggaggacagaagatgaatgaagatgaagatatttgttttttacattcgttattttttctgtttaagtCTCTTCTCTTTGTATGTGCTAATCTCCACTCCTCTGAATGACAGTATTTCATTGCATCAAATTCTACAGATAAATTATTTGTTCTAATAAAAGAAAGATATTTAAAGATTTAGTTTCACATTGGTAAAGCAGcaactcaggaaaatgtttaattgaataaataatCTTTCACTTCTGTCAGTTGACACTTGGCCTAACAAtgcatgtgtgtcatgtgacactgagaTGTCATCTGAGGATCATGTAGGTTGATGCAACAGTTTCATGTGAGTTATCGTGTGAGAATACCTGGGGAGGCAGTGGCATTGTTAACAGGCCTGTGTCAGGTCAGACACTCTCTGTCCTTTCCTTTAGTTACACTGCTAATGTGTCCACATGAGCCATATCACGAGGTGGAACACAGTTTCTAAACATGCACGCAATCGTTTTTTGGTCAGAGTGCGGAAAacttttttatgtctttaaatcATGAGTAAGAACTGGCTGACCTGGGAGTGTCATGCTACGAGGAATCACCTCCTTTCCATGCAACTGTAAGAATATAAAGTGACAGAAGTTTTTTAAGAAGAAAGACTCTGATCTGTGACGGGGAGCTTTGAACTTTGTAGAGCCTGTACAAAGCACTATAACTGATGAAAACACgattaacttttacttttacacatctgctgtgattttcttttaatctttgTAATGAATGTTAACACGTTTTATAGATTGTTTAGTTAATTAAAACTGGAAACACGAGATCCAAGTTGAGTAGAGCTTTGATTAATGCTTCCTCTGATTGATCATTGTAGTGATCATTGTGATCAGAAACATGAAACTAAATGATTCCCTTCTCATAAATAAGAGACGTTTGGCTCCCTCTAGTGGTGAAATAGAGAATTGTTGATTTTGTCATGAGCCCAGTGTATGTAGACAATTCATTGCATTCTTTACATTATGTGAATGTAAAAGTGACTAAATATCATGGTACTGAAGGAATTTTAGATCTTGTTGAACTGTTTGATTACAACAGggcttttgttttcatcatttacataaaactGTGTCCAGACGCCAAGTAATCTCTCACATCTTTCTGATTAGTTTCAAACTGCTTGGGGTTTACAAAAGGATATTATCAGCTCATGTCTGAAGGGGAACAAATGTCCGAGGAGAAAGTCTGTATTCGTGCTTTCTAAAGAGGAAGATACTATCTCACAGATTTCATCAGAACAGCAGGTACGGTCAGTCACTCTCTGAGATGCACTCCCACCCATTCCTCAGAAAAATGCAGCAGCATGTGcctttcatcacacacacacacacacacacacacacacactttcacattaATGGAAACATCCCAAGGGCTAAATGCGTGTTAAAGAGACCCAGGCTCTCCAGACTCTTATGTGGATcaatggagcaaagaacaaaaacaggccCGTACAGTTTGTATTTGAAGGTGATGCTCTCAGTGTGCACTCTGCATACAAAGTCAGAGATTCAATAATgtgttatataatattataatatgttTGCATTTTCAGATGTCTTTGAATTAGAAAGGCAGCAATTCATTTTCAGTAGTCTATTTATAGTAGTAGCATATTTATATGCAATACAATGCTTTGTTTCCAGGTGTCATGACAAAGATCAGTGTGTGCATTTCTAATGTAGTGTAGAGTTTGAGCcacagtgtaaataataaatatgggCATTGTTTTCTGCAGGAATCATCTGAAGAGATACCAAAGCTTTCAGTACAAATCATGTTGCAATTGTATTGAGCCACTTATTTACACCGTCTCTCTCTTGTCCGCAGATTTTAGTGTTTTGTGGTCTTCTTTGTTATGGCTGCTGTCGGCAGGTGGTGCTGGTTGTTTTTCACCTAAGACGGCTTCAACTAAAGGGTCATTTCCTGGGTGTGCCGTGCACCCCCACCGAGACCACTCACCTGAACAAACTCGTCCTTTTGATGTTACACAGGGGCTGCAGGCCACACCACAGGAATAAATGGTCATTACATCCCGCAAACCAACATGACACCCATAAAACAGTTTTCTCTACATGTTGCCTTCAAGCTTAAAATCAGCCATTGTTGAACCCACCATTGTGGAGCAATTTCCTACTTGAGTTAGCCGCTGTTTCATCCACTCCACCAAATTATATGCGTCATCAGAAACAGGACATCTTTCAAACAGCAACAGACAGTGCACACACTATGGCACACTTTTTATaggaaacaaattaaaaacctaaccctaaccctaggaAGTAATTGTTGAACTTTGTTTCTTACAACTAAAACATGCACATTAATGAGATGCACGTTTTAAGGAACATTTTCTATACAGCTAAAATAACTCTTATAATACccataataaacaaaatgattatAGGTGATAAAATGACATTCATGCATTGCTACAAGGTAGGAGTTTtcagctttgtgcttttgtCTTACTGGTCTGTGAACTTGATTTTACTGTAACTCTGCTCTTCATTACTTTGGTAGTAATTTATTGTCTCTAAAGGTCAGACTTgcaatgtccttttttttaatgtctttccAATGATGGGATCTAAGTAGGTACTGCATGTGTAAAGCTCTGGATCAGAGCTTTCaataaatcaaaagaaaaagagctttCTGTCCAATCAAAAAAATACttgttgatttaaaacaatgaatggCTTCAGGGGCACAATCAATCAAGGGTTGTCTGTTTGAATGTGAATACTTGCCATGCAgtcaaacactgtaaaaaaaaaaagacaaatactcAAAGCCTGGGGTGACGCCTAACCTTATTGATTTACCCAGTTACAAAACCCCTCTACCCACACTTTAATGTCCACTGGCTGTTTTGGCTCAGTTTGCCTCATCCACGCCTGTGGAGAGTGTTGCCTTTGGctacggacacacacacacatgcacacaccagtAGCACTTAATTATCATTCCCTTCCTTTGctttttgacaaaataaattaGAGAGGACAGTTCATCACGAATGGCAACACATGTCAAATTAGGAAAAAACATTATGACGACGGTAAGTCATTATATTCTTTCTACATATGTATTTTAGGCAGTGGCTGAAAAACATAATGAATCCTGTAGTAGCAGCAAAAACTAATGTTAGATTTGCATATTTACAAACGTAAATACAACCAATATTTCCCTGCTTGTTGACATATGATGCATTAACAAGACTAAATGAATGCAACCAGGATGCTGTACACTTTACAGTAATTAGTACTGATTGACCACAGGACATGATCTCCCAATGTGAAACTTGGCTTTGCACGACCTCAAGATAAATTTAGTGCCATAAAAAGGACAATTTCCATGGTTGAGTATGATATCAATACAGATGAGCTCTCCTTTGTACTTTTGTCCTGGGGCCTGTAACTTTGATTGAACGAGATTAAATATGGTTTTGCCATGTGCTGTCAGCTGAGTGTGTGGGGACTTAACTAGGACTGCTTCTACAAAAATTACTTTAACGTCACTTGATTTTACTGAATTCATCATGAACTATACAGAGGTTAATAATGAACAATAACGAATAACATGGTGGTATAACATGGCTTAACTCAAATGCTTTCTTGCTTTTATGATCAAAACCTTATTTTTCCTTTGATGatcaaacattgttttttccttttatgatcatcctttttcttttatgatcaaacatttattttttcctgtaaACTTTATATCGAATGCCCTTAATCTCATAACATCACCGTTAATTTGCATATTCATTAACATGATCACAGCCATACAACAAAGGGTTAAACTGAGTGGCGAGTATGACATTGAATGGATCTTTGAGAAAATAAACTTAAAGCTAATAtaggaacacatttttttttctttgaagtgTTCAAAAAACACTTAGCTGCTACGATTCTTGTCGTACAACAGAAAGTGGATTTAACTCTTTAAACCTAGATTGTATAATCTGCAACAAAAAGCATCCATAATGGTTAAAACAATATAAGTATGTGGACTTTAGACAACAGacgtctatatatatatatatatatatatatatatatatatgtatatatatatatatatatatatatatatgtatatgtatatgtatatatatatgtatatatatatatatatatatatatatatatatatgtatgtatatgtatatgtatatattcactgtacatactgtatacactgtatgtattccagtaactgtctataatgtacattctgttttcactttttttctataTTGCACTTTCAcgtgtggaaatgcatgtttattattcattaaatttccccactgcagtACTAATAAAGGActcttatcttgtcttatcttatctttaatAACGGTAGGTGACTGAATTTGCTTGCATTAAGTTCTTCTTCAATTCTGAATGTGACTCAATACATATGTACAATATTTTTCATTGAGTTTATGAAATCAAATATATACCCACATGTTGGTTTAGTATTTCCTCTGTGACATTGTCATCAATTTGTCGTCTATCTATCTTCTGACGTCAGGCATGTCAATATGCGGATGTGACGACataaaaatgtctgaaaacatgtttttaggaCACTTATGATTATCATGTTTTTTATCGCACACCCCAATAAATACCGCACTCTCATAGGATTATATGTAGTCTGTTTGCTATTACGTTGGGCTTTTTAAAACTTAACTTCCAGTTGTTGTTATAAACAAAGCGTTTAAACGGATCATCTTGACTGAGCTAAACCCGCCAGATAGGTCAGGTTGTCGGATTAGCA
Coding sequences within:
- the cdkn1cb gene encoding cyclin-dependent kinase inhibitor 1C, translating into MSNVQLSCSALERLVARRTFPLHRRTSVCRNLFGPVDHDELNRDMKARMLEISERDQQRWNFNFEANTPLDGDYEWEEVPVDKTPEFYQDSVQNDRSRVPATPVKTQAPSSEPAPAPETPLMDVLERLVVPDSSGSAPCQVKVNQENRTDKLNSGKTNHRHVPCVRRKRTPSADNNTHITDFFVKRKRADRKADTSGCHLSKSPIPVEQTPRKRIR